A window from Malacoplasma iowae encodes these proteins:
- a CDS encoding ATP-binding protein, giving the protein MNEKNNVDYINLDDEYNEYTETKDKEVIYQKNTKHQFTRFASEDYNFPLMISEFIDNSISAYEKTFAASENKDIDEGFNTRDYSKLHIKFVVNNFGTEENNKSEIIVVDNGPGMTYEELKQASKMYDVDDKGINDLNQHGIGMKSACFWLGKDVSVHTRRKNSFNISFFNLETSTKSEKEECNIEVRQSPISKRQENFAGTQIRIRNINKAVDKFDYFSNSNSLLLYMQIFLGIKFLRYIKKCLRITFEYKTQDEKSLKKFQILGFERKYLNKKNLFDALLNKKNNLSREEKISAFEKEVISRMNEIANNKDGKTSKNAQILANKFCNGNDVKIDENIFIEGKEFTLEIGIVNKFKNLPSTNYIFYDSDGNVVSDNIALKTEYNVEIEKIKDWVSLNQLQGLYFFHHNRGLLMGPLSGTKQIKGKRPEPITVARNGQKIDGNTTPMRLIGQADIYGVKTEVNKANFHFSNLTTNDLKANLENIWKQDFKKILEIFVNFEDYIKKIEGFDKEYTCKSLNKNIDYWKNKTSTSLINSEIINYDDEDDKIAKTSWKFNYKNEKYKFIIYCSDIEEPFTKMQIDSDGLSDEICFEIKINKLHPFWNPYNETNSEQAIIKFRNFVYPFTMAMTLAQHKLDLASIEIKTSEGYIDDTIMDINFIDIFSSITKNWKENDNSDLDE; this is encoded by the coding sequence ATGAACGAAAAAAATAATGTTGATTATATAAATTTAGATGATGAATATAACGAATACACAGAAACAAAAGACAAAGAAGTTATATACCAAAAAAATACTAAGCATCAATTCACAAGGTTTGCATCAGAAGATTATAATTTTCCATTAATGATTTCAGAATTTATCGATAACTCAATATCTGCTTATGAAAAAACTTTTGCTGCATCTGAAAATAAAGATATAGATGAAGGCTTTAATACAAGAGATTATAGTAAATTACATATAAAATTTGTTGTTAATAATTTTGGTACTGAAGAAAACAATAAGTCAGAAATTATAGTTGTAGATAATGGGCCAGGTATGACTTATGAGGAATTAAAACAAGCATCAAAAATGTATGATGTTGATGATAAAGGAATAAATGATTTAAACCAACATGGTATAGGTATGAAATCTGCTTGTTTTTGACTTGGTAAAGATGTTTCCGTTCATACAAGAAGAAAAAATTCTTTTAATATTAGTTTTTTTAACCTTGAAACATCTACGAAAAGTGAAAAAGAAGAATGCAATATAGAGGTTAGGCAATCTCCAATTTCAAAAAGACAAGAAAATTTTGCAGGTACTCAAATAAGAATTAGAAACATAAATAAAGCTGTTGATAAATTTGACTATTTTAGCAATTCAAATTCATTGCTTTTATATATGCAAATCTTTTTGGGTATAAAATTTTTAAGATATATTAAAAAATGTTTAAGAATTACTTTTGAATATAAAACTCAAGATGAAAAATCGTTAAAAAAATTTCAAATATTAGGTTTTGAAAGAAAATATTTAAATAAGAAAAATCTTTTTGATGCTTTATTAAATAAAAAAAATAATTTATCAAGAGAAGAAAAAATTAGTGCTTTTGAAAAAGAAGTAATTTCTAGAATGAACGAAATAGCAAATAATAAAGATGGAAAAACATCTAAAAATGCACAAATATTAGCTAATAAATTTTGTAATGGTAATGATGTTAAGATTGATGAAAATATTTTTATAGAAGGGAAAGAATTTACATTAGAAATAGGTATAGTAAATAAATTTAAAAATTTACCTTCTACCAATTATATTTTTTATGATTCAGATGGAAATGTTGTATCAGATAATATTGCATTAAAAACAGAGTATAATGTGGAAATTGAAAAAATTAAAGATTGAGTTAGTTTAAATCAATTACAAGGTTTATATTTCTTTCATCACAATAGAGGATTATTAATGGGACCACTTAGTGGCACTAAACAAATTAAAGGAAAGCGTCCAGAACCTATAACAGTTGCAAGAAATGGTCAAAAAATTGATGGTAATACAACACCAATGCGGTTAATAGGGCAAGCTGATATATATGGTGTTAAAACTGAAGTTAATAAAGCTAATTTTCATTTTTCAAATTTAACAACAAATGATCTTAAAGCTAATTTAGAAAATATTTGAAAACAAGATTTTAAAAAAATATTAGAAATATTTGTAAACTTTGAAGATTATATAAAAAAAATAGAAGGTTTTGATAAAGAGTATACTTGTAAGTCTTTAAATAAAAATATTGATTATTGAAAAAACAAAACATCAACTAGTCTTATTAATTCAGAAATAATAAACTATGATGATGAAGATGATAAGATTGCTAAAACATCATGAAAATTTAATTATAAAAATGAAAAGTATAAATTCATAATCTATTGTTCAGATATTGAAGAACCTTTTACAAAAATGCAAATTGATAGTGATGGTCTTTCAGACGAAATTTGTTTTGAAATAAAAATAAATAAATTGCATCCATTTTGAAATCCTTATAACGAGACCAATTCAGAACAAGCAATTATTAAATTTAGAAATTTTGTTTATCCATTTACTATGGCTATGACTTTAGCTCAACATAAGCTTGATTTAGCATCAATAGAAATCAAAACTAGTGAAGGATATATTGATGACACAATAATGGATATAAATTTTATAGACATATTCTCTAGTATCACTAAGAATTGAAAGGAAAATGATAATAGTGACCTTGATGAATAA